The proteins below come from a single Crossiella sp. CA-258035 genomic window:
- a CDS encoding L-aspartate oxidase, which yields MPRWEARADLVVVGTGVAGLTAALRATELGLRVLVVTKAAAEEGNTRWAQGGIAVVLDGEHEPGDSVGKHLADTLTAGAGLCDEVAARAILAGGPAAVGRLRRRGAVFDAKADGRLARTREGGHSAYRVVHAGGDATGAEVERALLASAADGRLTILERHTAVDVLRAEPVQVGPRPGSAVSGLLVLDETGNLGVLAAPAVLLATGGLGQLYAATSNPEVATADGLALALRAGATAADLEFTQFHPTVLYTGSGARGRRPLVTEAVRGEGAVLVDGDGARVMAGVHPLADLAPRDVVAAAITRRMNATGVHNVYLDATGLGPDTLGVPFAQRFPSVHAACVAAGIDPAVDPIPVAPACHYACGGVMSTVDGRTAVTGLYVVGEVARTGLHGANRLASNSLLEGLVGGERVAEAVALDLGTGLADGHRAPVRIAVPVARIADRDTLQLTMSRHAGVGRSALGLAEAAGTIGAASAEAPLRSRAEVEDAALTLAAAVLLDSAAARTETRGCHVREDCPATDDLGWRRSIAVRLGADGRPELMRWTAMGGAA from the coding sequence GTGCCGCGCTGGGAGGCTCGCGCCGACCTGGTCGTGGTCGGCACCGGTGTCGCCGGGCTGACCGCGGCGCTGCGGGCCACCGAGCTGGGCCTGCGGGTGCTGGTGGTCACCAAGGCGGCCGCCGAGGAGGGCAACACCAGGTGGGCACAGGGCGGGATCGCCGTGGTGCTGGACGGCGAGCACGAGCCCGGTGACAGCGTCGGCAAGCACCTGGCGGACACCCTCACCGCGGGCGCCGGGCTGTGCGACGAGGTCGCCGCGCGGGCCATCCTCGCCGGTGGACCGGCCGCGGTGGGCAGGCTGCGCCGCCGCGGCGCGGTCTTCGACGCCAAGGCCGACGGCAGGCTGGCGCGCACCAGGGAGGGCGGGCACTCCGCGTACCGGGTGGTGCACGCCGGCGGGGACGCCACCGGCGCGGAGGTCGAGCGCGCGTTGCTGGCCAGTGCCGCCGACGGCAGGCTGACCATCCTGGAGCGGCACACCGCGGTGGACGTGCTGCGCGCCGAGCCGGTGCAGGTCGGCCCGCGGCCGGGCAGCGCGGTCAGCGGACTGCTGGTGCTGGACGAGACCGGGAACCTCGGTGTGCTGGCGGCGCCCGCCGTGCTGCTGGCCACCGGCGGCCTCGGCCAGCTCTACGCCGCCACCAGCAACCCCGAGGTGGCCACCGCGGACGGGCTCGCGCTCGCGCTGCGCGCCGGGGCCACCGCGGCCGACCTGGAGTTCACCCAGTTCCATCCCACCGTGCTCTACACCGGTTCCGGCGCGCGCGGTCGCCGGCCGCTGGTCACCGAGGCGGTGCGCGGCGAGGGCGCGGTGCTCGTCGACGGCGACGGCGCGCGGGTGATGGCCGGGGTGCACCCGCTGGCCGACCTCGCGCCCAGGGACGTGGTGGCCGCGGCGATCACCCGGCGGATGAACGCCACCGGTGTGCACAACGTGTACCTGGATGCCACCGGGCTTGGGCCGGACACCCTCGGCGTGCCGTTCGCCCAGCGGTTCCCGAGCGTGCACGCGGCCTGCGTGGCGGCCGGGATCGACCCGGCGGTCGACCCGATCCCGGTCGCGCCCGCCTGCCACTACGCCTGCGGAGGGGTCATGTCCACCGTGGACGGGCGCACCGCGGTCACCGGGCTGTACGTGGTCGGCGAGGTCGCGCGCACCGGCCTGCACGGCGCCAACCGGCTGGCCTCCAACAGCCTGCTGGAGGGCCTGGTCGGCGGCGAGCGGGTGGCCGAGGCGGTCGCGCTGGACCTGGGCACCGGACTGGCCGACGGGCACCGGGCGCCGGTGCGGATCGCCGTGCCGGTGGCCAGGATCGCCGACCGGGACACCTTGCAGCTGACCATGAGCAGGCACGCCGGGGTGGGCCGCAGCGCGCTGGGCCTGGCCGAGGCGGCCGGGACGATCGGCGCGGCGAGCGCGGAGGCGCCGCTGCGCAGCCGGGCGGAGGTCGAGGACGCGGCGCTCACCCTGGCCGCGGCGGTGCTGCTGGACAGCGCCGCGGCGCGGACCGAGACGCGGGGCTGCCACGTCCGCGAGGATTGTCCGGCCACCGACGACCTGGGCTGGCGGCGCAGCATCGCCGTCCGGCTCGGTGCCGACGGCAGGCCGGAGCTGATGCGGTGGACCGCGATGGGAGGTGCGGCGTGA
- the nadA gene encoding quinolinate synthase NadA: protein MAATAWLERTDLTPYGGVEPNAEWAAEVRRLAEERDAVLLAHNYQLPEIQDIAHHTGDSLALSRIAAESDASTIVFCGVHFMAETAKILSPEKTVLIPDARAGCSLADSINAEQLRAWKAEHPGAVVVSYVNTTAEVKAETDICCTSSNAVDVVRSIPEDREVLFCPDQFLGAHVKRETGRDNLHIWAGECHVHAGINGPELAAKAAANPEADLFIHPECGCATSALYLAGEGTVPAERVHILSTGDMVKAARQTKADTVLVATEIGMIHQLRRAAPEIDFRAVNDRASCRYMKMITPAALLRALREGKDEVHVDPEVAARGRASVRRMIEIGQPGGGE from the coding sequence ATGGCCGCTACTGCGTGGTTGGAGCGGACCGACCTGACTCCCTACGGCGGCGTCGAGCCGAACGCGGAGTGGGCCGCTGAGGTACGCAGGCTGGCCGAGGAGCGCGACGCGGTGCTGCTGGCGCACAACTACCAGCTCCCGGAGATCCAGGACATCGCGCACCACACCGGTGACTCGCTGGCGCTGAGCCGCATCGCGGCCGAGAGCGATGCCTCGACCATCGTGTTCTGCGGTGTGCACTTCATGGCCGAGACGGCCAAGATCCTCAGCCCGGAGAAGACCGTGCTGATCCCGGACGCGCGGGCGGGCTGCTCGCTGGCCGACTCGATCAACGCCGAGCAGCTGCGGGCCTGGAAGGCCGAGCACCCCGGCGCGGTGGTGGTCTCCTACGTGAACACCACCGCCGAGGTGAAGGCCGAGACCGACATCTGCTGCACCTCCTCCAACGCGGTGGACGTGGTCCGCTCGATCCCCGAGGACCGCGAGGTGCTGTTCTGCCCTGACCAGTTCCTCGGCGCGCACGTCAAGCGCGAGACCGGGCGGGACAACCTGCACATCTGGGCAGGCGAGTGCCACGTGCACGCCGGGATCAACGGTCCCGAGCTGGCCGCCAAGGCCGCGGCCAACCCGGAGGCGGACCTGTTCATCCACCCCGAGTGCGGCTGCGCCACCTCCGCGCTCTACCTGGCAGGCGAGGGCACCGTGCCCGCCGAGCGGGTGCACATCCTCTCCACCGGCGACATGGTCAAGGCCGCCAGGCAGACCAAGGCGGACACCGTGCTGGTGGCCACCGAGATCGGCATGATCCACCAGCTGCGCCGGGCCGCGCCGGAGATCGACTTCCGCGCGGTGAACGACCGGGCCTCCTGCCGGTACATGAAGATGATCACCCCGGCGGCGCTGCTGCGCGCGCTGCGCGAGGGCAAGGACGAGGTGCACGTCGACCCCGAGGTGGCCGCCCGCGGCCGCGCCTCGGTGCGGCGGATGATCGAGATCGGCCAGCCGGGCGGGGGCGAGTGA